The Sinomonas sp. P10A9 genome includes a window with the following:
- a CDS encoding thioredoxin domain-containing protein, producing MTNRLAGQASAYLRQHAENPVHWQPFGDDAFAEAARRDVPVFISIGYAACHWCHVMAHESFEDPATASQLNAGFVNVKVDREERPDVDGVYMAACQAMTGQGGWPLSVFALPDGRAFYAGTYFPPEPRPGQPSFRQVLTSVAAAWADRRDAVERQADALAEALGGLFSDQLLSVGQAPEYDAGGLAAVASGAVVRLGQTEDHVHGGFGGAPKFPPSPVLEFLVRHAAGAGETAGYARALAGRTLAAMCRSALFDILGGGFARYSVTADWSLPHYEKMLYDNAQLLRVLAHWTRLGGSAEFPADEARDAASLTADWLVRELGLPGGGFASSLDADSERDGRPVEGGYYVWTGTELARALADAPHDGARLASLFGLRVGEHATTAAPLHAGRPLGADERELLERHRPVLLGARARRTPPARDDKVVAGWNGLAIAALADASAVLDRADLLDAAERAADLLAGVHWDGTRLARVSHDGKATGVEGVLADYAGCAEGAFALYAATGATRWYAWAIELVDAATGRFVVNGLLSDEAPATDAGNAGSAVRTARAGARTLDPHDNEAPSGASLLAGALLTAAAYSGSWKHRALAGSILAGLPKLLSQGPRLAGWLLAVAEARLAGPLEAAIVGPLDGTRAPETLALHREALLSPSPGLAVALGSTPGTRRLAPAAGEPSRGSGEPTAGGAESGVVPVTVPLLQDRPAADDGGPLAYVCREFTCRLPVNTLGALREQLMGGGSAPADGTGVQ from the coding sequence ATGACGAACCGACTCGCGGGGCAGGCTTCGGCCTACCTGCGCCAGCACGCGGAGAACCCTGTCCACTGGCAGCCCTTCGGCGACGATGCGTTCGCGGAGGCGGCGCGGCGGGACGTCCCCGTCTTCATCTCGATCGGCTACGCGGCATGCCACTGGTGCCACGTCATGGCCCATGAGTCGTTCGAGGACCCAGCCACAGCCAGCCAGCTCAATGCCGGCTTCGTGAACGTCAAGGTGGACCGCGAAGAGCGGCCCGACGTCGACGGCGTCTACATGGCCGCCTGTCAGGCGATGACAGGTCAGGGCGGGTGGCCCCTGAGCGTCTTCGCTCTCCCGGACGGGCGCGCGTTCTACGCGGGCACGTACTTCCCGCCGGAGCCACGTCCGGGCCAGCCGAGCTTCAGACAGGTACTGACGTCCGTCGCGGCGGCCTGGGCAGATCGCCGCGACGCCGTCGAGCGCCAGGCCGACGCGCTCGCCGAGGCACTGGGAGGACTGTTCTCCGACCAGCTCCTGAGCGTCGGTCAGGCCCCGGAGTACGACGCCGGCGGGCTGGCCGCCGTGGCGAGCGGCGCCGTCGTGCGTCTGGGCCAGACTGAGGACCACGTCCACGGCGGGTTCGGCGGCGCGCCGAAGTTCCCGCCCTCGCCCGTGCTCGAGTTCCTCGTGCGTCATGCGGCCGGAGCGGGCGAGACGGCAGGCTACGCCCGGGCACTCGCCGGGCGCACGCTCGCCGCGATGTGCCGCTCGGCGCTCTTCGACATCCTCGGCGGCGGTTTCGCGCGGTATTCCGTCACGGCGGACTGGTCCCTGCCGCACTACGAGAAGATGCTCTACGACAACGCCCAGCTCCTGCGCGTCCTGGCCCACTGGACGCGGCTCGGCGGCTCTGCGGAGTTCCCCGCCGACGAGGCGCGTGATGCCGCTTCCCTCACCGCAGACTGGCTCGTCCGCGAGCTCGGGCTCCCCGGCGGCGGCTTCGCGTCCTCGCTCGACGCGGACTCGGAGCGGGACGGGAGGCCGGTGGAGGGCGGCTACTACGTGTGGACGGGGACCGAGCTGGCCCGCGCCCTCGCGGACGCGCCGCACGACGGCGCCCGACTGGCGTCGTTGTTCGGCCTCCGGGTGGGGGAGCACGCCACCACGGCGGCGCCGCTGCACGCCGGGCGCCCCCTGGGAGCTGACGAGCGGGAGCTCCTCGAACGCCACCGCCCCGTTCTGCTCGGCGCCCGAGCGCGCAGGACACCGCCCGCGCGGGACGACAAGGTCGTCGCCGGGTGGAACGGACTGGCCATCGCAGCGCTCGCCGACGCCTCCGCCGTCTTGGACCGCGCGGACCTGCTCGACGCCGCCGAACGTGCGGCGGACCTCCTCGCTGGCGTCCATTGGGACGGAACCCGGCTCGCGAGGGTGTCCCACGACGGGAAGGCAACGGGTGTCGAGGGCGTGCTGGCCGACTATGCCGGGTGTGCCGAGGGGGCCTTCGCGCTGTACGCGGCAACCGGTGCGACCCGCTGGTATGCGTGGGCGATCGAGCTGGTCGACGCGGCGACCGGGAGATTCGTGGTCAATGGGCTGCTCTCCGACGAGGCCCCTGCCACAGACGCCGGCAATGCCGGCAGCGCCGTGCGCACGGCCCGCGCGGGTGCCCGCACGCTCGATCCGCACGACAACGAGGCGCCGAGCGGCGCGTCGCTGCTCGCGGGTGCGCTCCTGACCGCGGCCGCGTACAGCGGTTCCTGGAAGCACCGCGCGCTGGCCGGATCGATCCTCGCGGGGCTCCCGAAGCTCCTGTCTCAGGGTCCGCGGCTTGCGGGCTGGCTCCTTGCGGTGGCCGAGGCCCGGCTGGCCGGACCGCTCGAGGCAGCGATCGTCGGGCCGCTGGACGGCACCCGGGCCCCCGAGACCTTGGCACTGCACCGCGAGGCGTTGCTTTCGCCGAGCCCTGGACTGGCCGTGGCCCTTGGCTCCACTCCGGGCACGCGCCGGTTGGCCCCGGCTGCGGGCGAGCCGAGCCGCGGGTCCGGCGAGCCGACTGCGGGTGGTGCGGAGTCCGGCGTCGTGCCCGTGACCGTGCCGCTGCTTCAGGACCGACCCGCGGCCGACGACGGCGGCCCGCTTGCCTACGTGTGCCGGGAGTTCACGTGCCGGCTGCCGGTCAATACCTTGGGCGCCCTGCGGGAGCAGCTCATGGGCGGGGGTTCGGCCCCAGCGGACGGGACCGGTGTGCAGTAG
- the trhA gene encoding PAQR family membrane homeostasis protein TrhA: MQHQAADRLELLSLKPSWRGWIHAAAIPWALAAGLVLIALAPGSDRKIASAVYAFTGLLLFSVSAIYHRGNWTPRVKAVLKRLDHTNIMLVIAGTYTPLSWVLLPRSTAILLLTLIWSGALAGVAFRTLWVGAPRWLYVPIYVILGCAALLFLPQFFVASIPAAILICVGGALYIAGAVFYGIRRPNFSYRHFGFHEFFHAFTVAAFAAHYIAIMFAVLGTPTV, from the coding sequence ATGCAGCACCAAGCGGCAGACCGCCTCGAGCTCCTGTCCCTCAAGCCGTCGTGGCGCGGCTGGATCCATGCCGCGGCCATCCCTTGGGCCCTGGCTGCCGGGCTCGTGCTCATCGCCCTTGCCCCTGGATCTGACCGCAAGATCGCCTCGGCGGTGTATGCCTTCACCGGGCTGCTGCTGTTCTCGGTGAGCGCCATCTACCACCGCGGGAACTGGACACCCCGCGTCAAAGCCGTCCTCAAGCGGCTCGACCACACCAACATCATGCTCGTCATCGCGGGCACCTACACGCCGCTGTCCTGGGTGCTGCTCCCGCGGTCCACTGCGATCCTCCTGCTCACGCTCATCTGGTCCGGTGCGCTCGCTGGCGTCGCGTTCCGCACCCTGTGGGTCGGTGCGCCCCGATGGCTCTACGTGCCGATCTACGTGATCCTCGGCTGCGCGGCCCTGCTGTTCCTGCCGCAGTTCTTCGTGGCCAGCATCCCCGCGGCGATTCTCATCTGCGTCGGTGGGGCACTGTACATTGCCGGCGCCGTCTTCTACGGGATCCGCCGCCCCAACTTCTCGTACCGGCACTTCGGCTTCCACGAGTTCTTCCACGCGTTCACGGTCGCGGCATTCGCGGCCCACTACATCGCCATCATGTTCGCCGTGTTGGGCACGCCGACGGTGTAA
- a CDS encoding isoprenyl transferase, with amino-acid sequence MELPVFLYGFYERHLQRSLSPDSIPKHVGVMVDGNRRWARQFNAPTSQGHRAGADKIHEFLGWCRELGVRVVTLYMLSTDNLNRSTEELAELTAIIADTLDRLDGDPAVSVHAMGAPEMLPDHLAERLERLTAKPSPSEPIHVNVAVGYGGRREIVDAVRELLRDALAHGKDIAELAENLDVDDISRYLYTAGQPDPDLVIRTSGEQRLSGFLMWQSAYSEFYFCEALWPAFRKVDFLRALRDYAGRQRRYGA; translated from the coding sequence ATGGAGCTGCCCGTTTTCCTCTATGGCTTCTATGAGCGGCACCTCCAGCGTTCCCTGAGCCCGGACAGTATCCCCAAGCATGTCGGCGTCATGGTGGACGGCAATCGGCGCTGGGCCCGGCAGTTCAATGCACCCACGAGCCAGGGCCATCGCGCAGGCGCGGACAAGATCCACGAGTTCCTGGGCTGGTGCCGGGAGCTCGGCGTGCGGGTCGTGACGCTCTACATGCTCTCGACCGACAACCTGAACCGCTCGACCGAGGAGCTCGCCGAGCTCACGGCGATCATCGCGGACACCCTCGACCGTCTCGACGGCGACCCGGCTGTGTCCGTGCATGCCATGGGCGCCCCCGAGATGCTCCCGGACCACCTCGCAGAGCGGCTCGAGCGCCTCACCGCGAAGCCGAGCCCGTCGGAGCCGATCCACGTCAACGTAGCTGTCGGCTACGGCGGACGGCGGGAGATCGTCGATGCCGTCCGCGAACTCCTGCGCGACGCCCTGGCCCACGGCAAGGACATCGCCGAGCTTGCCGAGAACCTCGACGTCGATGACATCTCCCGCTACCTCTACACCGCCGGTCAGCCCGATCCGGACCTCGTGATCCGTACCTCGGGCGAGCAGCGGCTCTCCGGGTTCCTCATGTGGCAGAGCGCCTACAGCGAGTTCTACTTCTGCGAGGCCCTCTGGCCTGCGTTCCGCAAAGTCGACTTCCTGCGGGCCCTGCGCGACTACGCAGGGCGCCAGCGCCGCTACGGGGCGTAG
- a CDS encoding PhoH family protein: protein MLEESAGARATADGARRTYVLDTSVLLSDPRALLRFAEHEVVIPVVVITELEGKRNDPELGYFARKALRLLDDLRVQHGSLNHPVPLETDGGAQGGTLLVELNHISAEVLPAGFRSGDNDARILAVAKNMSNEGRAVVLVSKDVPMRVKASAMGLAADEYRNEQIVDSGWTGVAEVEADDQQVGALYGHEAVFIPEAAEMPVNTGLVVLSNRGSALGRVGADKQVRLVRGDREVFGLHGRSAEQRLAIDLLMDPGVGIVSLGGKAGTGKSALALCAGLEAVMERREHKKVVVFRPLFAVGGQELGYLPGTEAEKMNPWGQAVFDTLGALVSKDVLDHVVDAGMLEVMPLTHIRGRSLHDSFVIVDEAQSLEKNVLLTVMSRMGQNSKIVLTHDVAQRDNLRVGRHDGIAAVVETLKGHPLFGHVTLTRSERSPIAALVTELLEGAEI from the coding sequence CTGCTCGAGGAGTCCGCAGGCGCACGCGCCACCGCCGATGGCGCACGCAGGACCTATGTTCTTGACACCTCCGTGCTGCTCTCCGATCCGCGGGCACTCCTGCGCTTCGCCGAGCATGAAGTGGTGATCCCCGTCGTCGTGATCACCGAACTCGAGGGCAAGCGGAACGATCCGGAACTGGGCTACTTCGCCCGCAAGGCGCTCCGGCTGCTCGACGACCTCCGTGTCCAGCACGGGAGCCTCAACCACCCCGTGCCGCTCGAGACCGACGGCGGCGCGCAGGGCGGGACGCTGCTTGTGGAGCTCAACCACATCTCGGCGGAGGTGCTGCCCGCGGGCTTCCGCAGCGGGGACAACGACGCCCGTATTCTGGCCGTCGCGAAGAACATGTCGAACGAGGGCCGCGCAGTGGTGCTCGTCTCGAAGGACGTCCCGATGCGCGTCAAGGCCTCGGCCATGGGCCTCGCAGCGGACGAGTACCGCAACGAGCAGATCGTCGACTCGGGCTGGACCGGCGTCGCCGAGGTCGAGGCGGATGATCAGCAGGTCGGCGCGCTGTACGGGCACGAGGCCGTCTTCATTCCCGAGGCCGCCGAGATGCCCGTCAACACGGGCCTCGTGGTCCTCTCGAATCGCGGCTCCGCGCTCGGCCGGGTGGGTGCGGACAAGCAGGTGCGGCTCGTCAGGGGCGACCGTGAGGTGTTCGGCCTCCACGGACGCTCGGCTGAGCAGCGGCTGGCCATCGACCTCCTCATGGACCCCGGGGTGGGGATCGTCTCGCTCGGCGGCAAGGCGGGCACCGGCAAGTCGGCGCTCGCGCTCTGCGCTGGACTCGAGGCCGTCATGGAGCGGCGCGAGCACAAGAAGGTCGTCGTGTTCCGGCCGCTCTTCGCGGTCGGCGGGCAGGAGCTCGGCTACCTCCCCGGCACTGAGGCCGAGAAGATGAACCCGTGGGGCCAGGCGGTGTTCGACACTCTGGGGGCCCTCGTGAGCAAGGATGTCCTCGACCATGTTGTGGACGCCGGCATGCTCGAGGTGATGCCGCTGACACACATCCGCGGGCGTTCGCTCCACGACTCCTTCGTCATCGTGGACGAGGCCCAGTCGCTCGAGAAGAATGTCCTCCTGACGGTCATGAGCCGCATGGGCCAGAACTCGAAGATCGTCCTGACGCATGACGTCGCGCAGCGGGACAACCTCCGGGTGGGCCGTCACGACGGTATCGCTGCCGTGGTCGAGACTCTCAAGGGACACCCGCTCTTCGGCCACGTGACGCTCACGCGGTCCGAGCGCTCGCCCATTGCCGCTCTCGTCACCGAACTGCTCGAGGGGGCCGAGATATAG
- a CDS encoding prepilin peptidase — translation MTHRLPELWGTSPLAFWLVVACLCYYVWMAARLAAIDIRSHLLPNRIVLPSYWAAVPLTVAAAIAAGGFDVGAALRVLGGGAVLWLVYFVLRIVYPAGMGFGDVKLAGVLGLYLGFLSWSHLFWGTAAAFLLGGLFGLGLIISRRGTAKSAIPFGPFMLAGTALALALPV, via the coding sequence GTGACGCACCGACTGCCCGAGCTCTGGGGAACGAGCCCGCTGGCCTTCTGGCTCGTTGTGGCCTGCCTGTGCTACTACGTGTGGATGGCCGCGCGGCTTGCCGCAATCGACATCCGCAGCCACCTGCTGCCCAACCGGATCGTGCTGCCCAGCTACTGGGCTGCGGTTCCGCTCACGGTCGCCGCCGCGATCGCGGCAGGCGGATTCGATGTCGGGGCTGCGCTGCGCGTCCTCGGCGGCGGCGCTGTGCTGTGGCTCGTCTACTTCGTGCTGCGGATCGTTTACCCGGCAGGGATGGGCTTCGGTGATGTCAAGCTCGCCGGGGTGCTCGGCCTGTACCTGGGGTTCCTGAGCTGGTCGCACCTGTTCTGGGGGACCGCGGCCGCATTCCTGCTGGGCGGACTCTTCGGCCTCGGGCTCATCATCTCCCGCCGGGGCACAGCGAAGTCAGCCATACCGTTCGGGCCCTTCATGCTCGCGGGCACCGCACTGGCGCTCGCCCTCCCCGTCTGA
- a CDS encoding NUDIX hydrolase, with translation MPTPDFILTLREKIGVHPLWLPGVKAVVTDDDARLLLVRRADNGRWTVPAGIVEPGEEPAATAVREVLEETGVEVEVTHLAGVGTTAPMVYPNGDHAQYLDVVMACRYVGGEARVADDENLEVGWFEADALPDLPPLHRRAIEWARDPARRAHYVG, from the coding sequence ATGCCCACGCCTGACTTCATCCTGACCCTCCGCGAGAAGATCGGTGTCCATCCCCTGTGGCTCCCGGGGGTCAAAGCGGTCGTGACGGACGACGACGCGCGGCTGCTTCTCGTGCGACGGGCCGACAACGGCCGGTGGACGGTCCCGGCAGGGATCGTGGAACCCGGCGAGGAGCCCGCGGCAACGGCCGTGCGGGAAGTGCTCGAGGAGACCGGGGTAGAGGTCGAGGTGACCCATCTGGCTGGCGTCGGGACCACAGCACCGATGGTCTACCCCAATGGCGACCACGCGCAGTACCTCGACGTCGTGATGGCCTGCCGCTATGTCGGCGGCGAGGCGCGAGTCGCCGACGACGAGAACCTCGAGGTCGGCTGGTTCGAGGCCGATGCGCTGCCCGATCTGCCGCCGCTGCACCGCCGCGCCATCGAGTGGGCGCGGGATCCCGCGCGCCGGGCGCACTACGTCGGCTGA
- a CDS encoding class II fumarate hydratase produces MTDSAVQAPATNTVEYRIEHDTMGEVRVPASALYRAQTQRAVENFPISGKTLERKHIEALARVKKAAARANEDLGVIDADLADAIADAADRVAEGEFDSQFPIDVFQTGSGTSSNMNMNEVIAELATRALKEAGSDKVVHPNDHVNASQSSNDVFPTSVHVAATNALLNDLVPALTYLAASLSRKAEEFKDVVKSGRTHLMDATPVTLGQEFGGYEAQVRYGIERIEASLPRVAEVPLGGTAVGTGINTPAGFPQRVIALLAADTALPITEARNHFEAQANRDGLIEASGQLRNIAYSVMKISNDLRWMGSGPNTGLGEIAIPDLQPGSSIMPGKVNPVICEAAIMVAAQVIGNDTTIALSSTNGAFELNVGIPVMAANLLESIRLLSNTARVMADKMIDGIQANVERARFLAEASPSIVTPLNKFIGYENAAAIAKKAVKEGLTIREATVALGYVERGELTEEQLDAALDVTTMTGPNK; encoded by the coding sequence ATGACTGACTCTGCAGTGCAGGCCCCTGCAACGAACACCGTCGAATACCGGATCGAACACGACACGATGGGAGAGGTCCGCGTTCCCGCGTCGGCCCTCTACCGTGCCCAGACGCAGCGCGCCGTCGAGAACTTCCCGATCTCGGGCAAGACCCTTGAGCGCAAGCACATCGAGGCACTCGCGCGCGTCAAGAAGGCCGCTGCGCGGGCCAACGAGGACCTCGGAGTGATCGACGCCGATCTCGCCGACGCGATCGCCGACGCCGCCGACCGCGTCGCCGAGGGCGAGTTCGACAGCCAGTTCCCGATCGACGTCTTCCAGACCGGCTCGGGTACGTCCTCGAACATGAACATGAACGAGGTCATCGCTGAGCTCGCAACGCGTGCGCTCAAGGAGGCGGGCAGCGACAAGGTCGTCCACCCGAACGATCACGTCAACGCCTCGCAGTCCTCGAATGACGTGTTCCCGACGTCCGTCCACGTTGCCGCGACGAATGCGCTCCTGAATGATCTCGTCCCAGCCCTCACGTACCTCGCGGCGTCGCTGAGCCGCAAGGCCGAGGAGTTCAAGGACGTGGTCAAGTCGGGGCGCACCCACCTCATGGACGCCACCCCCGTGACGCTCGGCCAGGAGTTCGGCGGGTACGAGGCGCAGGTCCGCTACGGCATCGAGCGCATTGAGGCCTCGCTCCCCCGCGTGGCCGAGGTCCCCCTCGGCGGCACCGCCGTCGGCACTGGCATCAACACCCCGGCGGGCTTCCCGCAGCGCGTGATCGCCCTCCTGGCCGCGGACACGGCGTTGCCCATCACCGAGGCGCGCAACCACTTCGAGGCCCAGGCGAACCGCGACGGCCTCATCGAGGCCTCCGGCCAGCTGCGCAACATCGCGTACTCGGTCATGAAGATCAGCAACGACCTGCGCTGGATGGGCTCGGGCCCGAACACTGGCCTCGGCGAGATCGCCATCCCCGACCTGCAGCCGGGCTCGTCCATCATGCCGGGCAAGGTCAACCCCGTGATCTGCGAGGCCGCGATCATGGTCGCGGCCCAGGTGATCGGCAACGACACCACGATCGCACTGTCCTCGACCAACGGCGCGTTCGAGCTCAACGTCGGCATCCCGGTCATGGCCGCGAACCTGCTCGAGTCCATCCGCCTCCTGTCCAACACCGCGCGCGTCATGGCGGACAAGATGATCGACGGCATCCAGGCGAACGTCGAGCGTGCTCGCTTCCTCGCCGAGGCCTCGCCCTCGATCGTGACCCCGCTGAACAAGTTCATCGGCTACGAGAACGCCGCCGCCATCGCGAAGAAGGCCGTCAAGGAAGGCCTCACGATCCGCGAGGCGACCGTGGCGCTCGGCTACGTGGAGCGCGGCGAGCTCACGGAGGAGCAGCTCGATGCCGCCCTCGACGTCACCACGATGACGGGCCCCAACAAGTAA
- a CDS encoding carbonic anhydrase, with product MPQTLTPAQAWQQLREGNQRFVEGRSSHPNQDAARRTELVSQQDPICVIFGCSDSRLAAEIIFDLGLGDAFVVRSAGHVIDEAVLGSLEYAIDPLNVPLIVVLGHDSCGAVTASVNAYETGIMPQGFVRDLVERIMPSVLTAQRNGVTDVDSTVVEHVKQTGARLLETSQIIAKAVQEGRTAVLGVCYHLAEGKAELVSGLGDV from the coding sequence GTGCCTCAGACTCTTACCCCGGCCCAGGCGTGGCAGCAGCTGCGCGAAGGAAACCAGCGTTTCGTGGAGGGCCGCAGCAGCCATCCGAACCAAGACGCCGCCCGCCGTACCGAGCTCGTGAGCCAGCAGGACCCGATCTGCGTCATCTTCGGCTGCTCGGACTCCCGCCTCGCGGCGGAGATCATCTTCGATCTGGGCCTCGGCGACGCGTTCGTGGTCCGCTCGGCGGGACACGTGATCGACGAGGCAGTCCTCGGCTCGCTTGAGTATGCCATCGATCCCCTCAACGTCCCCCTCATCGTGGTCCTCGGCCACGACTCATGCGGCGCTGTCACGGCCAGCGTCAATGCGTACGAGACCGGCATCATGCCGCAGGGCTTCGTCCGGGACCTCGTCGAGCGCATCATGCCGAGCGTGCTCACGGCCCAGCGCAACGGGGTGACCGACGTCGACAGCACCGTCGTGGAGCACGTGAAGCAGACCGGCGCCCGGCTCCTCGAGACGTCCCAGATCATCGCCAAGGCCGTCCAGGAGGGCCGCACGGCCGTCCTCGGCGTGTGCTACCACCTCGCAGAGGGCAAGGCCGAGCTGGTCTCGGGACTCGGCGACGTCTAG
- a CDS encoding DUF4245 domain-containing protein, translated as MSSTDHAPEPAVKPVLTPAAAKRANASVIGMIMALLVSVLAIVPIVLLNASQKTDTFRPDVDVAAVAANAKDVAHFTPAVPQLPSGYSPNYARWVSGTTDGVTHWDIGYLTPAQKFVSIVQTATANPTWLADQVKKAPTTGTRTVAGVDWTLYDKPGIEKSLVATIGRTTVVVSGSAGFDEFDAVADAVVKAPRE; from the coding sequence GTGAGCAGCACCGACCACGCCCCCGAGCCCGCCGTCAAACCCGTCCTGACCCCCGCGGCGGCCAAGCGTGCCAACGCCTCCGTGATCGGGATGATCATGGCCCTGCTCGTGAGTGTGCTCGCGATCGTGCCCATCGTGCTCCTGAACGCGTCGCAGAAGACGGACACCTTCCGGCCCGACGTGGACGTCGCCGCCGTCGCGGCCAACGCCAAGGATGTGGCGCATTTCACACCTGCTGTCCCGCAGCTCCCGTCTGGCTACTCGCCCAACTACGCGCGCTGGGTGTCCGGAACCACGGACGGCGTGACCCACTGGGACATCGGGTACCTCACGCCTGCCCAAAAGTTCGTCTCGATCGTGCAGACGGCGACCGCGAACCCCACGTGGCTCGCCGACCAGGTCAAGAAGGCGCCGACGACCGGCACGCGGACGGTGGCCGGGGTGGACTGGACGCTCTATGACAAGCCGGGGATCGAGAAGAGCCTCGTGGCGACGATCGGCCGAACCACCGTGGTGGTGAGCGGCTCGGCGGGGTTCGACGAGTTCGACGCCGTCGCGGACGCCGTCGTCAAGGCCCCACGCGAATAG